The genomic region TGGGTGCCAGGTCGCTGTCCTGAATGCTCAGGTCGACCGCGGGGCTGAGCACTGCTGGCTCGCCCCCATCGTGTCGATGGCCGTCGGTGTGGGAATGTTCGTGGACGTGACCGCCGTGACTGTGCTGCATGCCGACCTCACAAGTGTGGACGTTGGTGGCGAAAGTTGTTGCCCCAGCAGAGCATCAGCAGGTGAACCCGGGGTGGACGATGTGCGAACATCCAGCCTCCGCGCCCGGGCCATATCGACGCGCGGAGTTCATCCGCGCCAGGCAGCCTGGGGATGCCGCACCGCCCACGGTCGGCACATCCTGAAGCGCCCCAGGTTTCCTGCCGCATCCTTGTGAGTTGGAAGGATGAGCAGCATGCCGAAGAAGATCGATCCGGAGCTCCGTACTCGTGCGGTGCGGCTGGTCACTGAGCACCGCGGGCAGTACGCGTCGCTGACGGCCGCGTCAGCGGCTGTGGCGAAGCAGTTGGGCGTCGGGCAGGAGTCCGTCCGACGGTGGGTGGTGCAGACCGATGTCGATGCCGGTGGCCGGGACGGTGTCACGACCCAGGAGTTGGAAGAGATCCGGAAGCTCAAGGCCGAGAACAGGCAGCTGCGTGAGGACGTGGCGATCCTGAAAGCGGCGACAACTTTCTTCGCGGGGGAACTCGACCCCCGCACCCGTTGATCATGGGGTTCATCGATTCCTTGCGCAGCGAGGGTCAGGCGGTCGGGTCGATCTGCCGGGTACTGCGCGAGCAGGGCTGCCAGGTCGCCGCGCGAACCTACCGGGCTTGGCGGGACGGCCGGCCGGCGGCCAGGGTGATCAGCGATGCGTACGGCGTGGACGCGGTGCGGTCCGCGGCCTGGACCGTCGACAGCCAGGGTCGACGGCAGCTGACCCCGGAGGGGTTGTACGGGCGACGGAAAATGACTGCGCTGCTGCGCCGCACAGTCGATGATGATGTCAGTGCCGGGGCGGTGGATCGGGCGATGAAATTGTTGAGCCTCAACGGGGTTCGACGGGACAAGGGTGTCCGGACGACGATCCCGGCGAAGGATGGAAAGCATGCCTGTGACCTGCTGGACCGGGACTTCACCGCGCCGGCCCCGACCCGGGTGTGGGTCACCGACTTCACCTACGTGCGGACCTGGGCGGGATGGGTGTACGTGGCGTTCATCATGGACGTCTTCGCCCAACGGATCGTGGCCTGGCACGCCGCCACCTCGAAGGAGACCGAGCTGGTCATGATCCCGCTGCGGATGGCGTGTGGGAAAGCGGCCGGCAGGGCCACCCCGCAGTCCCCGGCACCCTGGTCCACCACTTCGACGCCGGGTCGCAGTACACGTCGGTGCTGCTGACCGATCACCTGGCGTTGGAGGGCACATCGCCGTCGATCGGATCTGTGGGCGACGCCTACGACAACGCGCTGATGGAGTCGATCAACGGCCTGTACAAGGCCGAGTGCGCACGGACCACCGTGTTCCACGCCGCCCGTACAAAAGCATCGCGGACGTCGAGTACGCCACCGCGTGCTGGGTCGACTGGTACAACAATCGGCGCTTGCATGGCACGCTGGGAAACGTCCCACCTGTCGAGTACGAGCAAGCCCACTACGCGGCCCTCAACAGAGAGCCGCAACCCGTATGAGAGCGGCACGGAACCTGGGGCGCTTCAACACGATGATCCGTCACCATCACCACCCCCACCGGACACCGCTACACCACCACACCACCGGAAGCACTCGGACTACCCGCGATCACCCTGCGGCAGTGACGGAGTTCGTCCGCCGCCGCCGTACCCGACCGATCGCCACTCCGGTCAGCGCCACGGCGCCGCCGATGATCGCCCAGATCGTGGGCACCTCGCCGAGCACCAGCAACGAAGCGAGCACCACGATCGCGGGCACAGCCAGGGTCGAGGAAGTGAGCACACCGGCGTCCGATCGCTGCAGGGCATAGGCCCACAGGCTGAAGGCGATCGCTGTCGGGAACACCCCCAGGTAGATGAGCGACAGGACCGGCGTCGTCCCGGCGGCGCTCCATTCCCGGATCAAGGAGGGGAGCCAACCGAGCAGGGCGAGCGCCCCGATCCCGCAGCCGACCCAGGTCGCAGTGAGGGCGTCGACGGTCTTCAGCGCGACCTTCTGGGTCAGCACCCCGGCCGCATACAGCACCGCGGTGACGAGCCCCAGCAGAATCCCGAAACCGTCGCTGTGGCCGCCGGATCCACCGAACGCGATCAACACGACGCCGATGAAGGCGATCCCGATCCCCACCAGGAGCTGCCGCGGAAAGCCCTCCCGCAGAAAGACTCCGGCCCCGACGGCGACCAGGATCGGAGCCACGTTGACGAGCATGGCGGCCGTCCCCGCGTCGAGATGCCGCTCCGCGGCGTTGAGCAACACGTTGTAGCCGGCGAACCACAGCAGCCCGTAGGCGGCCACCATCCCGAGGGCCCTGCCCTGCGGCAGGGGCCGGCGTGCGCGGACGGCGAAAACAGCAAGCACCAGACCACCGACCAACATTCGTCCCAGCGCCAGCGGACCCGGTGAGAACGACGTCCCGATCCCCCGGATCGCCACGAACGCTGACGCCCACATCAGCAGCACGGCGACGACGGCCGCAGCCGGCTTCCACTCTCTGGGCGCCGGCTCGGCATCGGTGATGCCGGCTGCAGTGGTCGTCGTGCCGTCGTTGGAGTGCGAGGCCGGGATCTCGGTCATGACGGGAATGCTCCCGCGCCGGTCTGTTCAGCACAAGCGAGCCTTTCTCAATGACTGTTCAGCACTGCTGAACAGTGGCTAGGCTGCAGTCATGCTCGACACCCACCGTCTGCGCGTCTTCCGAGCCGTGGTCGCCGCCGGCTCCGTCGGCGGGGCGGCAACGGCACTGGGATACACCCCCTCCGCGGTCAGCCAGCACCTCACCGCCCTGCAGAAGCAGACGGGGCTCACGCTGGTGGAACGCAGCGGACGCGGGATCGTGACCACCGCGATCGGTCGGCGCTTCGCCGAGGAATCCGATCGGGTGCTCCGCGAACTCACCGGTCTGCAATCGGTGGCCGATGATCTGCGGGCCGGCCGGGTCGGCCGGTTGACGTTGCGGTACATCGCCTCCGCCGGCACTGCCTGGGTGCCTCCCGTGGTCGCCACCCTTGCCCGGGAGTTCCCCGATCTGCGGCTGAGTCTGCGACTGGTCGAGCTCGCACAGGACCATCCGACGGAACCCGACCTGGAGGTCTTCGTCGAGGATCCCGCCCTGCCTGCCGCAGCCGAGAGCCGGACATCGCCGGCGATCGAACTCGTCGACGAGCCCTACCGGGTGGTGGTCCATCGCACGCACCCGTTCGCACTTCGGGACCGGGTGCCGCTCACCGAACTGCAGCACGAGGACTGGGTGGACAACGACGTGGTCAGGGGACCCTGCCGGACGATCGTGCTGAACGCTTGTGCCGCAGCAGGTTTCGCCCCCGACTTCCGACTCGAGGCACACGACTACCCCTCGGCGATCGCCTTCGTTGCTGCCGGGGTCGGCATCACGGTGCTTCCCGATCTGGGCTGCCGGTCGCTCCCGGCAGACGTGGTGGCGATCCCGCTGCAGGATCCATCGCCACGTCGTCGGGTGATGCTCTCCGTCCGACCCGCGGTCGTGGACCATCCCGCCGTCCGGCGAGCAAGGGAACTGCTGGTCCAGCAGGCACACCGGGACTGAGTGTGCGTCGCGCGACGCCTCAGATTGCGGTCGCCCGTGAGGAACTCGCGCCCGGAACCACCCGGCCGTCGAAACACGTACGGGTCCCGGTGTGGCACGCAGCGCCCGACTGGTCGACCAGCAGCAGCAGCGTGTCGCCGTCGCAGTCGTGCCTGAGTTCCACCACCCGTTGGGTGTTCCCGGAGGTCTCCCCCTTCACCCAGTACTCGCCGCGGGAGCGCGACCAGTAGGTGGCCCGACCGGTGGCCAGCGTCCGTTCCAGCGCTGTGCGATCCATCCAGGCCACCATCAGTACCTCGTGCGAGTCGTACTGCTGGACGACCACACAGATGAGCCCCGAATCGTTCCAGCGCAGGAGGTCCGGAATCATGACGTGCTCCTCGTTCGACGGTGCCACGATCAGCTCCCCACAGCCCCGGCGGTGGTACCACTCGCCCGCACCACGTGCCCGTCGGCCGCCAGCGCGGCTTTCACCTCGGCGATCCGGAAGGTACCGAAGTGGAAGACGGAGGCGGCCAGCACCGCGTCCGCTCCGGCTCTGACCGCCTCCGGGAAGTGGTCGAGGGTGCCGGCCCCGCCGGAGGCGACGATGGGGACGTCCACCACCGCGCGGACCGCCTGCAGCATCAGCACATCGAACCCGGCCTTCGTACCGTCAGCATCCATGCTGGTGAGCAGGATCTCCCCGGCACCCATCTGCGCTCCCCGTCGAGCCCAGTCCACCGCATCGATGCCGGTCCCCCGACGGCCACCGTGGGTGGTCACCTCGAAGCCGGACGGGCAGCCCTCCTCGCTCGTCCGCCGGGCGTCGACGGCGAGCACCACGCACTGCGAACCGAACCTGTCGGCGGCTTCACGGAGGAAGTCCGGCCTGGCGACGGCCGCAGAGTTCACCGAGACCTTGTCCGCCCCGGCCCGCAACAACGCATTGATGTCGTGGGTGCTGCGGACCCCGCCGCCGACAGTCAGGGGGATGAACACCTGCTCGGCCGTCCGGGTGATCATCTCGTACGCGCTGGCGCGATTGTCACTGGTCGCGGTGATGTCGAGGAAGCAGAGCTCGTCCGCGCCCTCGGCGTCGTACACCCGAGCCATCTCCACCGGGTCGCCGGCATCCTTGAGGTCCAGGAACTGCACCCCCTTGACCACCCGCCCGTCCGCCACGTCCAGACAGGGAATCACCCGCACCGCAACGCTCATGGCCCCCAGCCTACGGTCCGGTTCCCGCCGACACCGATCTCTTGCGGCTCCCGGCGACGGCGTACCCTCGGTCCCGGCGCGCAGGAACGCCGGACGTCCGCTCGAAGAGGCCTCCCCCGGGAGCTCGCAGCCTCCCTGTCACTCCCCCGAACTTCAGGACCGACCCTCCTTTCGGCCCACCCCGCGGACACGGGCTGACGAAAGGAGGCCGTCATGGCCAGTTCTCTCCCCGATTCCCCCTCTCTCGAGAAGCTTCGCGGGCTTTCCCGCGCACTGCAAGGTGCCTGGCGGCGAGACGACCCGGACGCCCTGCAGCGCCTCGCGCGACTGCATCCCCGTCCCGATATCGCTGTGGCGCAGAACTTTCCGCTCGCCGCCGCCCAGCTGGTCGTCGCCCGGAGCTACGGGTTCACCGGCTGGCCGGCGCTGCGCGGCTACCTGGACCAGGTGGTCGTCCTCGGCCGCACCGCGCCCGACGACGACCGTCCGACGGACGACATTGCGCGGTTCTGCGCGCTCGCCTGCCTGCGCTACGACCGGCTCGACGCCCCGCCCCGGTGGGCGGCCGCGCGGGACCTGCTGCGCACCACACCCGATCTGCCCGAGCGGTCGATCCACGCCGCTGCCGCGGCCGGGGACGTACCCGCCGTGCGAGGGGCCCTGGCCTCCGGAGTCCCGGTTGACCAGCTCGGCGGTTCGATGCGCTGGACCCCGCTGATGTCGCTGACCTACGCGCGCATCGATGTCGGAAACGCCCAGGCCACCGCGACCGTGCTGCTCGACGCAGGCGCTGATGTCGACGCGGGGATCCTCTGGGGCGGTCTCGCGACCCCGTTCACCGTCCTGACCGGTGTCTTCGGTGAGGGCGAGATGGGCGCCGGGCGGCAACCCGCGCACCCGCAGTGGCGGGAGCTGGCGGCGGTGCTGCTGAGCCGTGGCGCGGAACCGAACGATGCCCAGACGCTGTACAACCGGATGTTCCGGCGGGGCACCGAACACCTCGAGCTGCTGTTCGCACACGGACTCGGGACCGGCGACGGTGGGCCCTGGCGTCGCAGGCTCGGTGCGGCCACCGAGTCGATCGCCGAAATGATGCACCGCCAGGTCGATTGGGCGCTGGACCACCGGATGACGGATCGGCTGGACCTGTTGGCGCAGCACGGATTCGGGCCAGGGTCCGCCGGGATCGACGCCGACATCGTCCAGCGCGGGGCCGTCGTGCAAGACGGCGCCACCGCACTTCACGAGGCTGCCTGGGACGGTGACCTCGAGCGGATCGTCGAGCTGCTCGAGTCCGGCGCCGACCCGAGTGTCCAAGATGCGGAACATCACACCACCGCACGCGAATGGGCGGAGTTCGCCTTCCAGGACGCGGCTGCCTCCCTGCTGCGCGAGTGGGAGGAGAATCCGCCGCCACGGGAGCGGTGAGCCATCGGGTGTCGGAGCCTGGTGCGGCTGTTGCTGAGTCCGGCCCGTCGTGGTCGTGGTCGACAATGGGCAGACGTCGTGGCCGGGAGGTCTTCCCTTCCGGAGCGCGTACCCGACCCCCAGGAGAGCCGTGAGCACGCCATCGCCCGACACCGCCCCGCCGGCCGAGCTGGTGCTCCGGTTCGCCTGCGCCGACCGGGCCGGCATCGTGCACGCCGTCACCGGCTTCCTGCTCGCGCAGGGCTGCACCGTCACCCAGAGCCAGCAGTACGGCGATCCGGACAGCGGACGGTTCTTCATGCGGGTGCAGTTCCGCGCAGACCCGCGGCAGCCATCGGGCACCGTGACCCAGGAGTCGGTCACCCGGCAGTTCACCTCGGTCGCCGAGCAGTTCGGTATGACCTGGCATCTCTCCGACCAGAGCCGCCGCCAGCGAATCCTGCTGATGGCCGGCACCGAGGGCCACTGTCTCAACGACCTGCTGTTCCGCTGGGACAGCGGCGCACTGCCGGTCGACATCCTGGGCGTGGTCTCCAACCACACCGCGCTGGCGCGGATGGTCGACAGCTATCGGCTGCCCTTCCACCATCTGCCGGTGATGCCGGCCGGCAAGCGCGAGGCCGAACGGCAGCTGCTGGCCCTCGTCGAGCAGCACCGGATCGATCTGGTCGTCCTGGCCCGCTACATGCAGATTCTGTCGCCCGGCCTGTGCGCCGCGCTGAGCGGACGGGCGATCAACATCCATCATTCGATCCTGCCGAGTTTCAAGGGCGCCAAGCCTTATCACCAGGCGCACCGACGGGGCGTCAAGATCATCGGCGCGACGGCCCACTACGTCACCACCGACCTGGACGAAGGACCGATCATCGAGCAGGACATCGCCCGCATCGACCATGCGCTCACCCCTGCGCAGGTGGTCGCGCTCGGCCGGGATGTCGAGGCCCATGTACTCGCGCGCGCCGTCCGTTGGCACACCGAGGAGCGGGTGCTGCTCAACGGCACCACCACCGTCGTCTTCCGCTGACGCGCGGCTCAGCGAGCCCCGTCCCACCACTGCAGCAGCCGGGTCCCGAACAACGTCAGCCACGGTGACGGCTCGCCCACCGGGACGTCGATGTCGAGCCAGACCCGACCAGGCAGCCGGAACTGCTGCAGCCACCTTCCCGCGACGTCGCGCTGCGATCGGATCACCTCGATCGCTCTCGTCATCCGCGCGTCGGGAGTCGTCCCGTCGTACAGGGCGGCAGCGCGGAAATGGTCAGCAGCGTTCAGCACGCTGTAGCGGTGACGCCACGGGTATCCGAACTCGGAGACGAACCCGCCCACCGGCTCCCCCGTCGACTCCCGGTGCAGCAGGCTGCGGTGCAACAGGTACTCCGCACCGCGATGCCGGGACGCACGCAACTCCGGCGCCCCACCGACAGCGATCTCGTACCACAGCATCCCTTTCAGGGCGTTCAGGGTGGAGTGGAACGAAGACCGGGTCGAGCCCTCCAACCACTCGCAGTTCCACCCACCGTCCGGCAACTGGTGGGCCGGGAACCATCCGGCGAGCTCAGCCACGTCGGCACCGAGCCAGACACCGTTCGCCAGCGTCTTGGCGTTGATGCAGACATCCACCTCGCCGCCCCAGTAGGGCAGATCGTCGTACTCCCACCGGGCGCTGCGCGCCAACAGCTGTGCCGTCCCCGTCAACGGCGCGGCGTCCATCCCGAACTCCCGGAGGGTGGTGAGCGTCCAGGTCGTCGCCGTCCACGGCTGACCGGACCGCGCTTCGGGCCCGTCGAATTCGAACCCGGCCGGGAAGTACGCCCCGCCGGCCCAGCGGCCGTCCGGATCCTGGTGCGCGAGCAGCGCGGCACCCATACCGTCCGTGGGAATGCGGGCCCGGGTGCGCTCGTACTCCTCTGCGGGCGCACCCATCAGGTCCCGCTCGACCTGCCACCGCAGCGCAGGGTCGGTGTCGATCATCCAGTCGAGCAGCGCAGCATCGATGGCCATGCCGAGACCGTAACTCCGGCCGGCGGCGATCCGCAGCGGTTCAGTGCACCTCGGCCACGGCGGCCAGCGCCTCCGGCAGGGTGAAGTTGCCGGCGTACAGCGCCTTGCCGACGATGGAGCCCTCGACACCGATACCGGCGAGCGCCGCGAGCGCCCGCAGGTCGTCCAACGACGACACGCCACCGGAAGCGACCACCGGGGCATCGGTCACCGCGCAGACCTGGTGCAGCAGTTCGATGTTCGGGCCGCGCAGGGTCCCGTCCTTGGTCACGTCCGTGACGACGTACCGCGAGCACCCCTGCGCGTCGAGTCGGGCCAGCACCTCCCAGAGGTCGCCCCCGTCCTGCGTCCACCCGCGGGCGGCCAGGGTGCTGCCGCGGACGTCCAGTCCGACCGCAACCCGATCGCCGTACCGGGCGATCGCCGAGGCGCACCACTCCGGGTCCTCGAGCGCCGCGGTCCCGATGTTCACCCGCCGACAGCCGGTGGCCAGCGCCGCCTCGAGGGACTCGTCATCCCGGATGCCGCCGGACAGTTCCACCATCACGTCCAGCGTGCCCACCACCTCCGCGAGCAGCGCGGCGTTGTTCCCCCGGCCGAAGGCTGCGTCGAGGTCGACCAGATGAACCCATTCGGCACCGTCGTGCTGCCAGGCGAGCGCGGCGTCCAGCGGGGCACCGTAGGTGGTCTCGGTCCCCGCCCTGCCCTGCACGAGGCGGACAGCCTGCCCGTCGGCGACATCGACGGCCGGGAGCAGCTCGAAGGTCGGCGGTACAGCGGTCGGATCGGGAGTGGTCTGCTGTTCGCTGGTCACGGTCGCCAAGCCTAGCCAGCGGATGCTGCACTGCCGGCCCCACCTCGGGCCGACCGCAGCGCGACTCGGCGGTCAGCACGCCCGATGGGTGATCCGCCCACCCACGCAGGTCAGCAACACCCGCATCGAGGCAAGTTCCGCCGGATCGATGGCCAGCGGGTCCCGCGTCACCAGCACCACATCGCCGGCGTCGCCCACCTCGGGCCGCAGTCGACCACCGGTGGACGCGGCCAAGGCCTGGGCCGCGGTGAGCGCCTGTTCACCGTGCCAGGCCGGTCGGCCGGCATCAGTGCGGGTCACGGCGGCACTGATCGCCCGCCACGGGTCGAGCGCGGACACCGGAGCGTCGGAGCCCAGCTCGAGCACCGCACCGGCATCCAGCAGTGCGCGATAGGCGAAGGCGTCCGAGGTCCGACCGGCCCACTGCACGTCCGCGACGTCCCGATCCTCGACGGCGTGCGCCGGTTGGACGCCGGCAGTGACCCCCAGCGCAGCGAACCGACCCCGGTCGGCGGGTTCGACGAGTTGGGCGTGTTCGATCCGTCCACCGACACCCGCCTGCTGGAAACAGTCGAGGGCCAACGTGTTGGCCCGGTCCCCGATCGCGTGCACGGCGAACGAGATGCCCTGTGCCGCAGCGATCCGGATGGTGGCCGTCAGCTCGGCCACGTCCTGGGTGAGCATGCCGTGATCGGTGGTGCCCGGGTAGGCGTCGTGACACAGTGCCGTCCGGGAGTTGAGCGATCCGTCGATGAGCACCTTGCACGGGCCGACCGTCACCAGTCCGTCGGTACCCGGGAGCGGGTCACCGGTGCGCTGCCCGGCGGCGAGCGCGTCCTCCAGCAGCGGCCGGAAGATGGCCGCGTCCACCCGGACCGGGAGGCCATCGGGCGCCAGCGCGGCCCGACGCGTCCACTCGAGATGCGTGTCGACGAACTCGTAGTCCCGGATCCGGGTGACGCCGCGTGTGGCCGCCGCGTGCAGGGCTTCCAGTGCCCACCCGTCGAGCGTCCGCTGTGAGGGCTGCGGCAGGGCTGCCACCGCCCGGAAGCAGTCGTCCTCCTTGAGCAGGCCGGTCGGATGGCCGGCGAACCCCACCAGCTCCAGCGCCGACGGCGAGAGCCAGATCGAGTGCAGATCCTGCGAGATCGCCGCGACCGGAACCCCCGGCAGCGCCGCGTCCCAGTGCGCGGCGGCGGGGATCTCGCTCCACAACGCATCCCGGAATCCGAAGCCGCTCAGCAGCTCTGCCCGCTCTTCCGCGGAACGAGCGGCCTGTGCTGCCGTCATCACAGCCACGACGTCAGCGGCTGACGTCGTCGCACTGAGGTCCACCCGCCGGCGGGCGATCGCCCACTGCGTGAAATGGACGTGACCGTCCTGCAACCCCGGCAACAGCACGCCACCGTCGCCCTCGACGACCACGATGTCGCCGCCGGCAGTGGTGCCGCCGGCGGCCACACCAGCCACCTCGCCGGGGTCGATCGCCACGATGACGCCCCCCTCGATCCGGACGTCGTGGGTCTCGGGTGAACCGGCGAATCGCACCCTTCGGATCAGCATGTGCACCACCGTAGGACCTGGCCGTGATCAGCCCGAACGCGGCCCGCGTACCGCCCGACACCAGTAGGCGACCTGGCCCCTCCCGACTCTCGCCAACACGAGCGTGGCCACCTCGGACGTGCTGCCGCTCAGGGCCTTGCGGAACCGACGGCGGAACTGATCGGGATCGATGCCGGTACCGCGCTGCTTGATCTCCAGCGTCCCGACGCCGGTGGCGCGGATCCACCCGGCAATCGTCTTCTCGTTCACCGCGCCGGTCTCCAGCACCTCGAAGGCCCGCACACCGTCCGGGACGACGCCCCCGGTGACGTAGGCCAGATGACCGTCCAGCAGTCGCAGTCCGTGCCGGGATGCCCAGTGCCGCACCAGGTGTGCGCGCACCACAGCGGCATCCGGGTCGATCAGGTATCGACCGACCGCGCCCGCGACGGTGTGCTCGCCGCCGTCGCCGTCGGCATCGGTGATCTGCCAGTGGGCACCGTCCGAGCCGAGCACGGTGGCACGTCGGCGGATGCCGTCGACTGCGAACCGCTGCGGCCAGAGCACCGACTCCCGAGCGCCGCCGTCGAGCGAGACGATCTCCACCTCGCCGGGACGAGCCAGGCCGTCGTAGTCGATCCCCGGCGGCAACCGCAGCACGACGCGTTCCTCGTGGTGGACGTCGTCGAGTTCGGCCACCGACGGGATGGTGTCGAGGCCGGTGATGCGACGCGACGACCCGGCCGCCCGGCGAGCCGGGTCGGCGTACAGCACGCAGCCGCGGGACACCCTGCTCCTGGCATCGGCACGCACCACCTGCAGACCGGTGTTGTGTTCGGCCATCCGCAACCGGACGGCGTCCAGATCCGAGCCCAGGACGGTCGTGTCCGGCGCGAGCTGGTGCAGCGCAGCCAGATCGGTGCCGATCGAACAGGTCAGGTCGTGGACTCCCAGTCCGGCGCCGAGCAGCCGCCGCGCCCGGTGCAGCGCCACCGGCCACGGGCTGGCCTGTTGCAGCGCCTCGTCCGTGAACAACCAGTCGGCGGCTCGCTCGGGCAGCTTGGTCAGGGCACGTCGACGCAATCGGATGGTCTCGACGACGGCGGCAGCGTGCGTCCCGGCGACCGCGCGCACCCTGGGAAGATCCGCCAGCAGCGTTCCGTCGGCCAGCGCGAGTGTCTCGGCCACCCCGAGGGAGTGCGACCCGTTCCGGGACAGCAGGAAATCCAGATCGGGGCCGGAGAACCCGTATGCCACAACAGGTGTCAGCTTCGGGCGTGGGCGAAGAACCGGCCGTCCCTGGACTGCAGCTCCAGATCCGTCCCGAAGGTGTCGGCGAGGTTCTGCTCGGTGAGTGTCGCTGCCATCGGTCCGGCTGCGACCACCGCTCCGTCCCGCAGCAGCAGGACATGGGTGAAGCCGACGGGAATCTCCTCGACGTGGTGCGTCACCAG from Nakamurella sp. A5-74 harbors:
- a CDS encoding class I SAM-dependent methyltransferase → MAYGFSGPDLDFLLSRNGSHSLGVAETLALADGTLLADLPRVRAVAGTHAAAVVETIRLRRRALTKLPERAADWLFTDEALQQASPWPVALHRARRLLGAGLGVHDLTCSIGTDLAALHQLAPDTTVLGSDLDAVRLRMAEHNTGLQVVRADARSRVSRGCVLYADPARRAAGSSRRITGLDTIPSVAELDDVHHEERVVLRLPPGIDYDGLARPGEVEIVSLDGGARESVLWPQRFAVDGIRRRATVLGSDGAHWQITDADGDGGEHTVAGAVGRYLIDPDAAVVRAHLVRHWASRHGLRLLDGHLAYVTGGVVPDGVRAFEVLETGAVNEKTIAGWIRATGVGTLEIKQRGTGIDPDQFRRRFRKALSGSTSEVATLVLARVGRGQVAYWCRAVRGPRSG